Sequence from the Polypterus senegalus isolate Bchr_013 chromosome 3, ASM1683550v1, whole genome shotgun sequence genome:
AAAGTCTTTCTTCCAAAGTATTAAATGTATAAGCCAAATTCTTTGTACTCCTGGGCAGTAGTTTGGCTGTTCTTAATATCAGCTTTaacatttttgaactttaaaaagcTCAAAGCTGAATTATCTATACTTTATCCAAAACCTAATCAGCTCTTAAGATTAGCAAGTGCACAGTGTTCACCAAATTTCATTATCAGTCAATTCAATCTTAAATTTACAGTGTCCAAAACAATTCTTCctctatacagtaaatattctgaaagcaaaaaaaaatacctttatgAAACTCTATGTCAGACTCTCGTGTCATAATGCCTTCATTATCCTGTACAGAATAAAAATTAACTGTCAAAGAAACTTGTAGTgatcaaaataagaaaataaacacaaaagtccTCAACTCTGCTATTATATCTATCTTCTGCAATTGTGACAAGAgacaatatggaaaaaaaaaaaaaaaaaaaaaaagtattactaATCTTTGGAGAAATACAATcatgtatacagtacagtatactttACTAATAGTTATCAAGAACAGAGATTCTCTCCAACAATTGTGGTTTATATagagtgatttttttcttctcctaAGAATTCAAACTTCTTTGCCTGCCttccaaaaattttaatttcaaaactttCTTGGAAGGTAGTTAGAATTACTTTCTTGTATTTTAATATATCAGAATGAAATGCAATTAGTTTTACATTTACTGGAATGGAGATCAAAATACCTCAAGAGGAAATAAAGAAACTTAACTTAGCAAGCCAATTTTAAGTTATACAACTCACtgcaaacaacaaaaacagttttaaaaatgtgtaacatAACAgtactgacttaaaaaaaaaaaaaaaaaaatgtacagatagAGTCAAATCCCATCAAGATTTTAGCACGTGGCATTGCCTCCTCATATTCTCTTGGTCCTAGTTTGATTTTAAGCCAAGCTGTCTTGTTAATGCAGTTTATAAGCACACCTGTGTTTTAAGTTTCCCTTGCCCACATCTCACATCCACCTATCAACTGGAAATGATCTCAGTGCAAGTGTAATGTGGCTGTAACTGAAGGTTTTCAGCAATGCACTTTCTCTGAAAAAAAGCCAATCCTATCAAACTATTCAATGACCAGCTTAAATCTGTTAAATCAGTCTTCTATAGCCCACAACCAGACAAAAAAGACAATTCTATCACCTTAATTTCACTCTCTTTCCTTGAACTAGACAGGCATTCTTCATCAAGCTTCTTTAGGACTATCCTCAGCTGCTGGGTGACAGAACATTTTGATAATACATCCGATTCCTTCTCCAATTGTAGGGTCTTCCCATGCTGCACATGTTCATCTGACAAGCTACTTTTATCTACAACGTTTTGTCCACTTATTTCatggtttttgatattttttgttacaCAGTCAAGATGCCCCTTCTTTGCTCCATTTTCAGCCTTTACATCTAGTCTTTCTTTCTGCTTCTGAAGAAACTGTAGCTGTTGATTTTGCTGTTGTTCATTCTCATTATTTCTCAGATAACTGAAGGACTGGTTTAGATtacttttttcagcatttttattgTTACCTAAATTTGGTTTGAAGGTTTTCTGCACAGGTTTTTTATACATAAAACGAGCATTCTTTCCAGTTGCAAAAAAGGCAGCTCCCACTAGAAGCTTGGGCTTAGGCTTAGCACTCAAACCACTAAAGGttaatttagaaaatgtcttTAGCTGAACTTCATTTTGATTATTACCTGGTGGCAAATATTGTTTTGATGTATCCTGTTCTAATATGTTCTTCTGCTGAACTGGGCAAGATAATTTATAACATTTAGGCTTTTGTGATTTCAAACCTTGAGAAACTCTGTTGCTTGTCCTTTtagctttctttgttttgtttggtttattGGCATTAGGAATTCTGCTTTCCTCCACACCTTCTCCACTTGACATGGACTTAGTTTTGTTAAGATGCTTTCTGTCAAGAGGGGTTaaatattgttttgattttttactgTAAAAAGAGCTGGTATTTACAGACTCTTTTAAATCGTCTTTGTCAGAGCCAGCAGAAGGAAATTTATATAGGTTACTAGAAGTCAAGACAGAGTGGGCATAAGACGAAATTGGATAGTCTGGGAGAGCCATTTGGCATAGGGATGGATAGTTTTCCTTTTCTGCATGGGAAAGTTTTGACGCTTTTTTTCTTAttgaagcagatttttttttcctatgaggaaatGCAAAATCTTTCAATAGCTTCTTCGTTGGATTGCCTTCCATGTAGCtacaaaatgagaaacaaaatttagtGTTATACAGGATtaaattagggaaaaaaaacctattaatttaacttaaaatgcTTATGGGGTTCACAAAACAATTTGGAGGATGAAACTTGCCAACAATGGATTGGACAATACTGTAAAGAGAGCTGTAGCACATGCCTCTACCAATTAAAAGaatatctttaaaaatgtaaatacagtaatacCAAATACTGCAAACGTAAGAGGAGACCTACCTCTCTGATTCAACAAAATTGCGTTTCCTTTTCCGTGGGGTAACCAAAGAGGACATGTTTCTATATTCTGAAAAAAGATattaagtttaaaaatataaatggaaaaaaataacattagtaTTTTGAATTGATTGTATTAAACATACCATTAAAAGGAAAGAGCAGTCActtagcattaaaaaaaaaagactataaaTACTAAATACACAAAATGTCACTATTATTGTCATAGAAAAAGAATGATGTTTAGTATATAAATACTGAATGCATGGTGATATGGAGTATGAAACAGAACATTGCCGAGATTATTAGAGAAATgtaaacacatacaaatataaagaAGAGATTACTGTACGTAGTTTGCATTTCAActgagtttaataaaaaaaaaatacttaagagCTTTACACATTTACTTACAGATAGATGGATAACACTTTATCtatcttataaataaatataacaaacgaCATCCCTATCCTCAAATGCACACCAGAATGAGTAAGCAAAAAGAAAACTTGAGACCGtgcaaaagataaaaggactgttAGGGTGAGGCATTAGAAAAGCTTTCTTGTACTATACATACATGAGGCATAtcatgtataatttaaaaaaatatctttgtgACATGAGTTACAGCAAACATAGTTTAAAATATTCCCAAGTAACTCACTTCAGGTGAACGAGCAATCAACTCAAAATTGACTGTTACTAGTATGCCCTGTGGCGGGCCTGCATCAGGCTCAGTCTCTTCCAGCCTTGCATTTTACACTGCTGGAATAAATTCTCTCTCCAaaccatactgtatactgtacaggaAAACAGGGATTCAGAGAGAAAGCAAAGTCATTGATATTATTGGATTATAAACGTTTAAATAAGTACTGAGTGCCAAAAGATACAAAGTAAAACTACCCTTATATTCTAAAAAGCCAACGGCAACTAGCGCAATCACGAAAGCGTTTTAGATTTAAAGAAATATCGTATCACTACAACGTATGCTTTGTACACAAGTTACAGTCCTTCGAATAAGCTCTTAATGTGTTGCTCGTTAAGATAAATCTACAGAAACAAGGACCACTATATAAGCTTGGGCTAGTTGCATATAACCTGTTCGTGTACTACGTTTAACTATACATGTCGTGTAGCTTTGCCGAGAAATTCTTTAACTACAAACTCATTTAGGCATCGTTACACTTGTGGTCATGGGTATTCCAAGTGATGCAAGGTGTAGTATCTCTTACCCTCTTTACAGCAGGCCGCAATGGCGGATATCAATTACGTATCTATTTTCACTACTATCAGTTCTGGGTCGAGAACACAATTGTATTCTAAGTCATTTGTATTCCGTACATAAATACTGCAGAACCATTAAAGTGATTAAAATGTTGCCGTTATGAGATTTTCTGTCATCGACTGACAAGCCCGATAAAAATGTTCAAGTATCTTTagcaaaaaatattgttgtgcaATTTGCTTAAATTCTTCGTAGTCGGCAACAAGCGAAAAATGGTTTGGGGGTTACACAacgctttaaaaaaacaaaacacgtgGGCAGGAGTTATTCACGAATATCACAACCGCCCTTCTAACAAAACTAAAGAAGACCCCCGAATAGCTATTGGGCgcgttttttttaacaaatgagaaTATTTTAACACCAATACAATATTCGATCTTGTTATACCGAGTACCGCAATGCAAACTGATAAAAACATTCCGGTCAATAGGATGTATATAATACCACATTGCAGTTAAAATGTAAGGACATACTCCCTTCAGATAAACGCGCACTGATAgaatcaaaataatttaaaagtccAGAGGCTGGCAAAGACTGGCTAGTAAAATGCCATCtgaatcttcttttttttagttttattgacGTTCTTACCAGTCTTTAAGATTGTAATTCGTCGGTTCTTATATTTTCATAAGATAGAACACCGCTCTGTTCCCGGTTTTTTGCACTTTCTGTTCAAACTGCGCGCCACAGGGACAACAACAACTGGGCGGTAGAACACAGTCCACTTTCacataatgatatattattgGCTCATTCTTAGCCAATCGGACTGTCCTTCCTCTAAAACCAGGAAGAGCATCTGAGTTAACGTCATGGCAGAACTTTCCAGGGTTGGCGCGCATTAGTCTGTTATATCATTATAATTGTGTAGGTAGTaagctatgaaaatgaaggggacgcgttattatatttttttaaatgtgcaaggttatttttaatttgccttattTTTCACACAAATAAACTTGTTCTTTGTAATACTTAATTTTAAGAGCTGTTGCTCGTTATTCTTTAATTTCAgcgtgttaatgaaattaatgatAGCGGTTTAATAACCAAAACTACTGGATGAGGCGGAAAGCGAAACCAGAAGAGTATCACATAATAGAAATGGCGGGGTTATATAAGGTTCGCCAGATTTTCAAATCCCCAGACCAGGACACGTATTATTAATCAAGCAATCAAACTTCGTCCCCTTTTAGTTTCTGTCCGTGTTATTAGacttatttgaaaatgaagaacGTATCCCCTTGGAGTTACGTGCACGTTGATGTTGTTCAGCCAGTATGGTAAAAACGgtacacttttcttatattttaaaaattaaatgggaTAATTTTCTGAAAAACAGACTGCGAGGAAATATGGGACGTCTGGTCAAGTCACCCAAGGTACTTATAACGAGCGTTGCATTCTTCAGACTTGTATGCCTAAATGAAATATATCTAAAATACCCACATAAAATAAACAGTACTTGTAAATTCTAGAGTcaggagacatgcaggttagattgattggcgatactaaattgatCCCTGGTGTCTGTTCAACCTGGAATGGATTGCCGCCCTGTGCAGAGGTCGTTCCAGCTTTGCACTCTAAGCTAGCTGGGGACAGGCTCAGCAGATTCGCGCCATGGATAAACTTATTTAGCAAATGCATGAATGACTGGATGATGTATTGGCTATATCGTCTAACGTTGTTGAACTCTAAGTCCCAGGGATCTTTGCGACTATCACATCCCTTTCATTGGAAGGTCTACTTCCGGTTTTAATGTGTTCGTTGTTGCACGAGTTTTACAGGAGCGgtttgtcttgttttcacaataaTTATTAGTTCTTGTAtaagtgttttgttttccatcttTTTCTCATAATGGTTTTCTATTTTACCAGCAATGGTGAGGGCACCtctatattcatattttttgtttgtaccctttgtaactttcattttttttaatgtaaccctAGTATGCAGGCATTTAACTTTTTGGAGCATTGTCATGGGCTTATCATAATCTAAAACTTCAAATTTCTGCTTGACGTGAAAAGCAATGTATTTTCGCTAAATTCTGTTGGTCAGCTTGGCTTgccacatttaattttaaatatctgtTAGTAATGGAATGGCTTGCAAAGAGGATAAAGATGAGATTGTCGATACTAATAACCACAGTATTAGTGGTATATAGTGGGTGCAGTTATAAAAGCGATGTGATAGTTTAACTGTTTGTTGAGGTGTACTTTTTAACCATGATTATTGtctgtaatatatttttatgtttgtataaataaaatctgGCTCACGGCGTAAGATTTTCACcaagttttgttttatgttgttaTTGCTGTATATGCAATATAATACAACCcaattctaaaataaaagtgaaagacttTATTTTGTTCATATGTTGGTAGCTTTGAAAGACATTTGTGATACACTTGTGTTCGTTTTACTTTAGTTGTGGCACCTCCTTACACGATCTATATGGGGAAAGACAAATATGAAAGTAAGTGTCCTACTTTAGTTCCTAACCAATGTGTAATGTACATTTGTCATcttaataaaatataacacatttcaTTACTCAGTTTAGTTTGCctgtaataaattataatttgttCACCTGATTGGACCTCTTtaagtgagtgtgggtgtatgtgtgcttAGAAGGGCACCACGTCTGTGGTTCATACTTGTTTTGTGGTCAGTGGGGCTGAGATGGTCTCTGGCCTCCTCAACCCAAACCCAGACTTAAAGAAGCACATGTTGGAAAATggcaaacttctttttttttaatctctagtGGCTTatcttatttatcattttttctggtttatttaatgtgtaatttctTGGTAATGCAAGCAATGACATCTCAAAAATTTGGCTTAAAAATCAGTGTGCTTGTTGAAGTATTCTGGCGACTTCTTTTTGCCTGTAACTCAGTTTTGGAAGTccaaaaatgattacatttcagACAGTTTGCAGGTACCACTCTCTGTTAGTAGAGATGGCTATGTACTTTAAACGAAAAATAGTTTTGTGCACTTGATGCCTTGATGCAATACTAAAAAAAGCTATATAGAGTATAAAATATGTGTAAAAAACACTTTGTTAATAAAGCTTACATATAGATTTCTAGTCTATTTCTACCCATATGTTAAACAAGTCAAAACAAAGCtctacacaaaaaaatattttatttgttatactCTAGTTATTTGCAACAGTTCAATGGATAATATTCAGGCTGACAGTCTTTGAATAATCACTTTTCCAGTAAGGTTATTGATTAACAGTATATCTATCTGGTAGGTGTTATGAAATACTAATTTTTGTATTAGGTTCTGTGCAGCAATCTGGTATGACTTTATATGGAATGCATCACAGCAAAATGAGGTGCTTATGGAACATATACAAAAAATTAGAATTatggaaagagaaaggaaaagcgATTAGTGTATTACCCCTAATATAAAGTAAGAAAATATTGCTAATATATTACTTTAATAGAATCCAATGTTACATTGCAGTGATAACCAAGGAACCACAGATATCTATACTGTTTTTTATACTCCTACCTTCTACATAAGTATCCAAAAGGTATCTGATGTGTAAAGTCATTATAAACCTAATGCAGTTGATTTATGAACTCATTTCTAATTTTCTTTCAAAGAAATCATGTTACATCAAAAAGGTTTAGACACTTCAGTaatgacacatattgattttCTCAAAAACCGCTACCTTTTCAAATAGAtcgtactttatttgtccccagggccAATTTAGTTTTTACAGAAACATAGGAAACATAGaagttttaaaatgacaaaacccCATTAAACACACACAAGGATTGCAAAacagctgaataaaaaaatgagtgaatGTGGTTGTGCGAGTGACTCTTGAAATGAACTGCCTCCCTTTCTACAATTGATTTCACATTTTACATTACATGTTCAGTGTTTCCCCCTCAAATGAAAAACATCAGTTCATTGGACTCAGTAAGTGGATGAATGGGTATATTTCTAAATTACACAGAGAATCTCAAAACCATACATCTAAGTACACTTGAAACAATCTGGTACATTCAATAAACTACAGtatgataatttctaaatatatagTTTTGTTATTCTCCAAATGTGTAGTGTGATGACATTATAATccaaaaaacacatttacttttcCAAGTCTTCTTTCAGTGTGTTCATATATGTAGTTGCACTtgcattaaacatttatttgtagcAAACAATATTCTAGTAAAATTGTAATAATGCAAATGTTGCCTTGCTTTACTATAAactcaaaaaaataaactatattattCACAACTAGAAGTGGATTGGAAAAAGCAAGTCTATTAAATTACATTTGCACATAAAACAAGGTGCTTATGTTTCTTAACTATTGGACAGCAGTCAGATTCTACTTTAAAATATACACCTGCAGTGATACATTTCAGTTAATTGTTTCAGTTGTAGTTTTATATCAAAGTAGAGATTTGagcattttattaaatttcttaAGTCAATCCTATGACCTGATTAGTTTCTTTGAATTACTGTTCACTATTAGGCAAAGGTACATTTTGGCAAGTGGACCTTTTTTAATTGTACAATTTAGATATGAAAAACTATGGTTTTCAATAGTGAAATGTAaggttatttaaattttaatgtgaCATCAGATCATTTATCAAATAAGAATGTGTAAGTATTGTTTTGAAATAAGTTAATTGTAAAGTGTGAAAGTAATTCAGTTTCTGTAGGTGAATGGCACTGGTGTACTTAGCTCTGTATGGCTCCCAGGGAAGTCTCTATGATCTCCTTGTAGTGTTTTAATGGTTTGGTAATAGTTGTTTTATAGCATTTTGATTTTAAACTGTTCCAATTTACTTTTTAGATGAAGACCTTATTAAATATGGGTGGCCTGAAGATATCTGGTAGGTAACTACTGCTGTGCAACCATTTATTCTACATTGAAATTatgattcattttacattttctaagAGGCAAAATTTTATGCCACACTGTTCATCTAATAATTCAAGAGTTCAAGGTACAAATACCAACAAAGACACTGTGATGTATGCTGTAATTATCTCTGTGCAGGTTTTCTTTAGGTGCAATAATTAACCTCATACACACTAAAGGTGTTTGATATGTTGGCTTGTGGACTTTGATATATTGACAAGTGTAATTGTTAGTGAGTGTGTCTCAGTTTTAGGTGGATTCTGTCTTAGGGCTCAGTTCTGCCAGCTTTTCAAAGCCCTAATATGGAATATTCCAATctgaaaatgagaaatagaaaatggtaaatttatttCAATTAAGCAGATAAGTAGTAAAACTAGGCATTTTTACCAGTGCTCATACAGTGTGAATGATTTTGGTAAACATAAAATGCTCACTGATACTAGAGCTTACACAGACGTTTGGTTTAGGGCTGTGCTTGAAACTATCGTGGCTTAGACCAACTCACTTATTTGCTAGCACTTTTAAAGTGATTGAGTATTTATTTTGTGCATAAATATagctaaaacaaaaagaaaatcaatctttttaaaaatgatcctATTTCAAAGTAGCtttgtgtagtttttgtttttaaagctgtaatatttttctttttaggttTCATGTTGATAAATTGTCCTCTGCTCATGT
This genomic interval carries:
- the esco2 gene encoding N-acetyltransferase ESCO2; the encoded protein is MSSLVTPRKRKRNFVESESYMEGNPTKKLLKDFAFPHRKKKSASIRKKASKLSHAEKENYPSLCQMALPDYPISSYAHSVLTSSNLYKFPSAGSDKDDLKESVNTSSFYSKKSKQYLTPLDRKHLNKTKSMSSGEGVEESRIPNANKPNKTKKAKRTSNRVSQGLKSQKPKCYKLSCPVQQKNILEQDTSKQYLPPGNNQNEVQLKTFSKLTFSGLSAKPKPKLLVGAAFFATGKNARFMYKKPVQKTFKPNLGNNKNAEKSNLNQSFSYLRNNENEQQQNQQLQFLQKQKERLDVKAENGAKKGHLDCVTKNIKNHEISGQNVVDKSSLSDEHVQHGKTLQLEKESDVLSKCSVTQQLRIVLKKLDEECLSSSRKESEIKDNEGIMTRESDIEFHKVSPQAASVYPIFSTPSSVQKRKCQPGILASPVLNSTTPFPKSSLLKPVKQTKAKKKKDGELEPSDQLVIDAGQKNFGATMCSSCGMVYTTGSTEDELQHTQYHQSILDRIKFVGWKKERVVAQYWDGKIIQVLPDDPKYAVKKADEIRTLADEELGFKQATLSCPSKSMTYLFVSNEKTIIGCLVAEQIRQAFRVLNQPADANGSKANDIQEPLRAWCCSTKPVNAICGISRIWVFGLMRRKGIATRMVNTLRNTFIYGCQLSTEEIAFSDPTPDGKLFATKYCETPEFLVYNFLS